Proteins from one Sarcophilus harrisii chromosome 2, mSarHar1.11, whole genome shotgun sequence genomic window:
- the IL1F10 gene encoding interleukin-1 family member 10, whose protein sequence is MCSLPMARYFVIKDAEQKPLCLKNDQFLVGDASSELCGAERVCVLPNRFLDRNKFPIIMGIQNGTRCLACVESGEGPLLQLEDVNIEDLYKGGEETTRFTFFRSSSGPTFRLEAAAWPGWFLGAPTEPQEPVRLIKEDEPSPRTEFYFEQSR, encoded by the exons ATGTGTTCCCTCCCCATGGCCCGGTACTTTGT AATCAAGGATGCTGAACAGAAGCCTTTATGCTTGAAGAATGACCAATTTCTAGTGGGAGATGCAAGCTCAGAACTCTGTGGTGCAG agAGGGTCTGTGTGCTTCCCAACAGATTTCTTGATCGAAACAAGTTCCCCATCATTATGGGAATTCAGAATGGAACTCGATGTTTAGCATGTGTGGAATCAGGAGAGGGGCCCCTGCTACAACTGGAG GATGTGAACATCGAGGATCTATATAAAGGTGGAGAGGAAACAACCCGTTTCACATTCTTCAGGAGCAGCTCAGGCCCTACCTTCAGGCTAGAGGCAGCCGCCTGGCCGGGTTGGTTCCTTGGGGCTCCAACAGAACCCCAAGAACCAGTCAGACTCATCAAAGAGGATGAGCCTTCTCCCAGAACAGAGTTCTATTTTGAACAGAGTCGATAG